Part of the Bombus huntii isolate Logan2020A chromosome 10, iyBomHunt1.1, whole genome shotgun sequence genome, CACTACTCGATATGCATCTGATCGATATTCTACGGTAAAAACCGGTAACGACAAGCTTAAGTAGAGGAAATCGTACGCGCGTATATATGAGTACGTCACAGGCGTTTTACCCTATGGGATTTTATACGTCATCGAATAAACTTGAAAGGCACGAGGCCGTTATATACGTACCTGCTTATGTTCTCTCCTCGTTTATCCACGGGCTGATTAATTCTTCTTCTGCTAGATTCAACATTTTCCCAACTTAATTTTGCAGATCTATTCAACGTAATTTCAAGTAGTTACGTATATATTGAATTATCTCTAGGAGGATCATCAAAATTTAAAGTCCGATTCCACACTGTTCTGTGTAGTTGGAAAATTATCTATAGTAAACAACCGCATTGTTCTGCGAAATAGCTGCTACCTTGGAAGTTCCACAGCGTTATATATAGGGTGTTCGAGAAGTAAATAAGTAAAGTGTATGATTGTTTCATGAATAGCAgtaagaagaaatatttatgaGACGGTAGACGTTTTGTGGTTTCATATTATTAAGTGTTATAGTATTATAATCTTATTTGAAGAATCTAAAACACAAACGTATTAGAATTAAGCAAAATTTGCAAATGTTGAAGATTCCGTGAACAGGATTCCTTGCATTGAACTATGATACCTTTTTAATCCCGCTATATGTGACGGATAAAATCAAGAATACAAGATAAAAGTAGACGCTTTTAGCTGAACATAGTCATTCTAGTATTGTGGTAAATGTTAAATTTTGACACGTAGTTGCGGTATAGTGAATGGTTAaaacatacgtatatatgttATTCCGGAACGACACCTTTGGACCAACTAACACATACATCTTCATTAAAATGCATAGCTTCGTAGAAGTTCGATTCCAGTGATTGACAGATGTTCTTTATTTCTCACAGAAATCAATAATCTGCTTGAtaattcgttattttatttattttttctttaagtCGTGtgagaatatacatatgtttgatatttttgtataattaatatcaGATTCATTTCTATAACGCTGACCATAAAATTCGAGGTCAAGAAAGAAGTTTAGAGCGACAGTTGTATGCCATTGGCTCGTATATTGATGTAATCATACTCACTAATAAACTAATTCTTATTTAATTATCGAGATTGTAAATAGCAACAGTTGATGAATTTCTTGCGCAGGATGTGTTAATACATCAGCAAACGGAAAATAATGGTTAGGCAGTTATCTGTGAGAAGTTAAATTTCCATAGGTAAAGAAGCGTGCATGAAGAAAATGTTTACGCGTAACGTGATTTATACTCCGTCTGTAAACGGTAAAACGAAGAACACATAAGCTTCCACGTAAAAATAGATTGACCCTGTCGTCGATAAAACCCCGCAAAGCGCGAAACCCTTCAACGCGAGTAATTCGATATACGCGAGGAGAGGTGAATGGCGAGAAGCATTCTCACGAGGTACTCGCGTATACCTACAATAGGTTCTCTTTAGAATTCCGTATCCTGGTCgtgaataattttcttctgctccttcctcctctttttctttctttcctagtaaataatttctttatgcTCTCTCAACGACAAATAATCGCATTCAATGAATGTTCTCGAACAATGAGCATAAAAATCACAAAGAAGATAAACGAGCCCTCTGTGAAAATCTTTTGTTTCGTAGACAAAAACTAACCATCATAAACAACGGAAAATtagatttattatattaatttataatttatttctcatCTTGCGGAATATACAGTTTTTTACTAACATTCAACtactttataattataatattcggaTTTAGCCTTCATCAATTTTTTTGGTACAAACGTAGACTAATGTTCTAAATTATCTTTTATGCTAATTAAGATTTACGTCCCTCGCTGTGTAGCACGTATTCAATCACGATTTggcaattaaaatatttttcggtATAATAAAAGTTGATAGTTACATTATCGgtcgtaaaaaaaaattgttagtaagTAGATGGAGATAGTTGTttatatgtacaaaatattgCGCGTTTATGAGACAAGGAAATATATAGTCTCATAAACAATACGTAAGCGTGTAATTAAACCTTTAAGTACGTAAAAGTTATCTCAGGTACCTACtagtacaaatattttataccgATATCAATTAACACATCATCTATTGGTactatacaatttttaaatacaatattgtattatagaGTACATAAAGTGAAGCATCGCACAAGGTTGATATATCGATTTAGTGTACCAACATATTTCATAACAAGCTCGgtatattaggttatgactaGCACAGTGTGTCAATGCAATTTATTGATCTTTCGATTACGATTTTACGTAACGATACGATTTCATTGAATGATCCAATCATAAATAATGTTATTCAATGATATCGTGCAATATCTACAATTGAACGTTACATACTTCATGTGGTTAACATGAGGTTATGAACACCATTATTTTTCCATGAAAGGCACATAAACTTATACACACATTTCGCGCACTGctaatgtttataaaaatttttgttatacatttattttccaGCACACAATGTATATTACCtgagtaaataaatataaatattatgaaaaagtaATAGAAGCACATTTGTATCACACTAtcttaaatattctatttttacataaattatacGTAAACAAATTTGTCTTATTTTCATTACATTTTCATTACAAGTTGAAAATTCTTTGATACTcgtaaaatgaaaatgttaatACTATCTGTTAACGATAATGCTTATTTTCAgtcaaaataatttctaatcattaattaataaaaactcttaaattatataaagttCTTTGTGTAATCTACTATAATTTACCAATTAAATATTGCGTTATTTTATTCTACCGATTTTAAATGCACGATTttacttcaaatatattaaggatttttaatatattaaatgctttgtcataaaaatattgaaagccTTGCAACTGCTAAATTCTTATGTTCTTTAAGCTAAAATGTctgcaatttttcatttctttcacttagtataacgtatttgatagttaaatatataacttGTTATACAATAGTTGTACACATtaaagtatatacatatgcaaaAATGTGTATACACATCTAAAAGATGTCATTTCCTTCTTAGGTCCACTACTTCTATCACTGCAGTTACATCCAACTTACAGTGTTTTGCTTtctgaaaaaatattcttttgaacGTATGTAacagattatatttacacaaTCTGCATTAAAGTCATTTAGAATAATTACCGTGTATAGCGGAGGATCTGTTGGATGTGGATGAAATCCAGTTTCTCTGCAATTGGCAATAAATTCTAATCCATATTCTGGagtcaaaatgaaaaatcctgttctaaaataaataaatatatttttgagtaaaaaaactcttttttttatacatccggatattttttcttttacttacTCATCGTATTTAGGAGCACAAACAATAGCAATGGCTTCAGCCATCATAAGTTGATATGCACAATGTGTATGAAGATCAACACTAGATAGAAAGGCAGTCTGTGTAGGATGCGTCTGTGaagtacaattattttttctgtTTGCAAATTCACCCAGTTCAGATGTTGTTTTCAATgataattttactttaaattcaaatattacatACATGTATCCAACCAAGAGTAATCAAATTATGTTGATCCTGATAATCAAATATATCTTCTTCATTATATGTTACACAGGAATCTGGGGATCCAGTTTGTTCAGGAATTAATAAATGAGTAACaactaatttatttctttctaattTGCCTGCTAATATACCACAAGTTTCTTTATTATTCATGGTGTTAGAGAATGCCAACATGAGGAAGTTTTGCATTAATTTAGTTGGCAGTACTATGTCTCTTAAAGTAAAACTGTCACAAAGCAAAGAAGGTTTTGTTGAGCGATCTATAGTGGgtctattaaaaaatacaattatataatttaatattatttgtaaattactataaaaattcaatttctttttacattataCTTACTTTTCTTTAGATGTTTGTGCAGTTATATCACTAGATGGACTTACTAATGGTCTTGATGGTATACTGGACATTTTTTTAAGCTTGGCATCTTCAGGAGATGTTACACTTGCAACCATAGCAGCTTCTGCTGCTTTAACAGCTGCTAATGCAGCTAAtttgttctttctttcttcctcttctctcaACCTACACAAATATTACATGTGCATAATCATTATacatttctataaatataaatatatagacTGAGTCACCTAAGGCTAGGacctaaaatatttttgaaatgattaattatattaaaaaatgaatcatatattttttgatgCATTTGATATAGTTCATCATAccttataaaaaatatttgattatttataCAAGAATCCATTAGTTTAGATCTGGCATTTTTCTCTACTATCTGTAGATGAATGCTTGTGAAGTAATtcatataaattacaaaaaaaaatctCACGATGTGCTTGCTTACCAATagatttcatattaaaatatcagaaTGTCTTTTGATTCTCAGATTCATCTCTTCTCCATCATTTTTGTCGCGATTTGGAAAGGGTCAATATTTCTAGCCTTAGATGACTCACcctgtataatttataaaatattataaagtacTTTTCTAATTCTTCTTGTTTCAGTCTTtccttttcaattttttctctttcttttacatCTTCCAGATACTTATTTAATTCTGTTTGATATTGTTCTAATAATTGTTTCTTTAATTCTTCAGCCTTAGGAAGTACTTTACGTAATGTTTGTTGATTATGCTCCTTATCTTTTAATGATACTGTGTCAAATTGTGGGtgatttcttattttttcaacaaaaatcctgtaataatacatttttaaaaaataagttGAATATCTTAAATTATCATAAGTTATGTATTGTATTTAAAATCACATAGCTTACGTTATGAATTtgacatataaaatatatgcatATTCAAGATTATTATCTTTCATGCACATATCTGCCATCCTAATCATCTCTACACCAGAACGATAATATCTGAAAAAGATTGAACAAATTAATAGtgttagaattatttaattctacttaaaaatgtatttttcaaCAGGTTGCAACAATGATGTATGAAAAACAATTATAATAGGGCCTGACACCTTTGAGGAGGAATGTTACGGTCCATTTCTACTGTGGAAGCATAATCCGAGAGATTCTTCAACCGTGCTCGTGGATCTGATATGCCAACATTCTTCCAAGGATGTTTGGCACTGACACTTTTGATCTCTGACGTTTCCTTGctcatttaaaaattttaggTTACGTTTAGTCAATACATTAATTCTTTATTACATCTGAAAAGATTTACTATCAGTGAATCCTCGTAGTtctaaaatatacataaacatTTACCCCATTTTAATTCTAATATATTAACAAGAATATGTAATCAAAATAGCGATTGAGTTGATTAGAAAAATACGTCAAACTAATATGTCATCAGTCATCAAATGTTATCAATTGTCAGTGCTAccaatggaaaaataaaaattactattatttGTTTTGGTAGTTAATGGTGTAGCAATTGTTAATTTAATACGTAGATAAAGATTTTTAATGGAAAACCTCTAAACAGCAGATATGTATGACACATTTATAGCATGGAAGACGTTTAACTACTTTAgtgataatttataataataatatcaatttattgttatatattatttgattatCAATATCGTTGTTGcataaagtaaaaatttattgtcAATAAACAATTCATTATTGTTGTTTTATCATCATATCGTTTACTAGGGTAATAACCTATATGTGTATCTTCAAGCatgtttattataatatatatacaattattatattatagcaTATTCCTAAAGGATTTTTAATTCATgaataatattgttttttGAAGTGgaagtaaataaatagatacatataatggaagagaaagataaaaacaaTGATGAAATTTCTCCACCTAAACAAGCCAGGGTTGATTCTTTCCAAAGTGAGTTactatgtatattattattttaatataaatctgatatatttacattaaaaatattaatattttgtacacaGGTGCATTTAGCGAATTAAAGAAATCAGAATTTTTCAGTGAACCATTACCTGGTCCTTCTAAAGTCACAAGTGcttcaaaatttaatacacTGTTAGTCAGTTTAAAACAAGTACGATAATACAAgattttttagtattttataatattatataatataatgtattgcttatttttgtacatatataatctaattttaGAAAGGAAATCCATTGTTGAAATTTATAACTAATGTTCCTTGGGAATTTTCTGAAATTGTACCAGATTATGTTATGGGAAAAACTACTTGCGCTCTTTTCTTATCGATACGTTATCATCAACTTAATCCTGACTATATTCATGAACGCTTGAAGGCCTTAGGAAATATGTATAACCTAAGAGTGCTTTTAGTACAGgttcattttaattattgttattatatctaatagcatatgattatattataaatgtaaTGGTAAAATATTACAGGTAGATGTGGCAGAGCCAAATCATGCTTTGAAACATTTAACAAGAATTTGCATTCTGGCAGATTTGACACTAATGCTGGCCTGGAATGCAGAAGATGCAGGCAAAATTATTGAAACATACaagatttatgaaaataagcCACCTGATGCAATAATGGAACGAAGTGATACAGCACCATATCAAAAGGTATATgcataatataattaatttgagaattacaaattttttctatatatatgtattcttTCAGTTAATGAATGCCTTGACAACAATTCGATCAGTCAATAAAACAGATGCCACAACTCTTTTATCAACCTTTGGTACATTAAGTGATCTGGTACAGGCACCATCAAATATACTTGCTCTTTGTCCTGGTGTTGGGATACAAAAAGCAGAAAGAATTCATAAAACGTTGCATGAACAATTTTTACGTCCTCCAAAGTctataaaataagaataaacaggatatgactttatacgtgtaaataagtGTAACTCCGATGTTCTGTAAGATTATTCAGAATAAAatcttttatattcttttataaaataatatttattgactTTTATTATGTACTTTTTTATTGTACATTGTTTACCTTCCATGTAACATTTTTCTAATACGATCGTATGTACATTTGTATATCATAGAATACATTTTTTGATATAcaatgatataaaaataaagactACAATTCGCGTTGTCGTTTTGCTACGATATTAAGAAAATGTACTACTATCACTTACAGAAAAAGAGGTCATTGGTTATTCTATATATCAGTGATTCTGATATTATGAAAAGATTATACAACTACAATTTCACGCCTTCTTTACGTCTACTTACAATTACAAACAATACAATCACAATTTTGTAGTAGTATTGAAGTACTTATgaagtatatatatgtatgtaataaatataatgtaacCGTGTTGAGCAACAAGAAGTATGTACCCTCAATGTaccttttatttatattcctCTTGTATCATCCAACCAATCATCAAATgctgtatattttatacagtAAATCTTGCACTATAAGATATATTCACTCATACAATATCCAGTATAATGTTCGATCTATAACTTAATTAGAAATCCTTATCCTTTCTTGAATTTGagcaataatatcgatatagtCATAAGTACGCATATCCAACAAAGCGTAGCGATGAAACCATTGTAAACCGTAGAGCGCGACATTGACCATCCCCTAGCTAGCATGGCTCTCATTGATTCTGTGCTCATTGTTAGAGGCATCGtataactaataatttttaatagtttATGCATTCCCTCGACAGGCCAGATTATTCCACATAACATCACAATGGGTAGAAAAGCACCCATCGCAAGGTAAGTCGCGGTTCTTTCGCTTGCAGAGCAACATGCAATAACGAATCCTAAAGATTAAGTTTAGTTGATTAAATGAATAGTAATAATAGTTATTACGATTATTAAAATGATTCATACCTAAACACATTCCACACAATCCAGTGAGGATAGTCAGTAGGCCGATCAAACCGATATTACCTTCACACGTGATATCAAATATTGCGAACGAAACTATTAGAACCATTATCGTTTGGCCTGCCATTATCGTGAATTGAGTTATAACTTGTGCGAAAAGAATTTCCGTTCCAGTGAGACCTGTCGATAGAAAAATCATCTATAATTTTTAGTCTGGTTATTTTTATGTGTATACTTAATAGTTTCTTATTTACCAGAAACTAAACTTCTTTCGAGAAGaccttcgtttctttctaaCAACATGGAGCCGGAAGTCAATGCAACCGACAAGAAAAAGATTATTCtgtaatatgaaaattttcattgaataaataaagttaAGGACATATAAAGTTTTCAAGATGATATtaatcaaatagaaaatatttaatcataaACACTCACGTTAAAATAACACCTGGTGCTGCAAAGTCGGTGAAATTTGGATCCGTAGGACCATATATTGGCTGTCTAAACTGCAAATCGAGAAACGTATGTTGTTATAAATTCTTACTATTTCTTgccatttcttttttaaattatcaacTTACATCAATCGGTATAGTTGATAGTTTTTCGCTGTAATTGCAAGCCATTGTCGTTTCCTCAGCAAATGCTTCAAACGAATTATAAATCTTTTTTTGAAGGAGATACCCAATTTGCTGATctaagagagaaagaaaaaaaaattctctCTCTTTTATGAAACTTCATAAATAACCGCTTATTTGATTATATCTTTTAGACtcatagatttaaaaaaactGATGAGACAAAATTCtggaaattatttgaaaattctaaTGGTAAACTCACTAGACATATCCATGACGATTTCTATGTTAGAGTAGTCTATATCCCAGTCGTCGGCATCTTTTCCATACTTTATTCTCGCTTCCAAGGAATCCGTGTAATTCGAGGGAAACATTATGACACCCCAAGCATCGCCATTTTGAACAGCATCTCTAGCAGCGTCTTCGGTGTCATATAGTACAATGTCCACCTCTCTTTTATCTAATTGTTCTAAAAATCGACAACTTAACAAAGTCCAATTACAGCCTTCTGACGACGTACAATGTGCCACGTTGCTGCTGTTTAATTCGTGATTCACTATTGCCAGTTTCAGGCCTTCCGGATCTTTACCGATGGAGATACAGAACAGAAGGATTTGAACGACTGGCAGACCGATGATAAACATAATCATGCTGAAGAGAACAAACATaaagtatatttaaattttatttcattcttttcgCTTTTTGATTAGCAActtcccctttttctctcAAACTTTG contains:
- the LOC126869911 gene encoding ABC transporter G family member 23, encoding MEDTSSPSGTLPASLELKTRRPPLQTQSSTLDTKKRQAVYVRRAYKKYGSKSNPNIILDGLNMTVPKGTIYGLLGASGCGKTTLLSCIVGRKRLNSGEIWVLGGRPGSKGSGVPGPRVGYMPQEIALYGEFSIKETFIYFGWCAGMTTEQVQQKLEFLIKFLQLPTAKRFVKNLSGGQQRRVSFAATLLADPEVMILDEPTVGVDPVLRQNIWDHLVDLTKNSNKTIIITTHYIEETRQAGIIGLMRSGRLLAEESPTRLMEMHNVDTLEDVFLKLSRKQNMGLRRRSSILSSVTGVPPEGHVDDEMSGEFGDNVSVSSRRKSIVIDHLNVSDLPPEDECHGTSRMVNPMHMKALIWKNFLWMWRNVGMIMFIIGLPVVQILLFCISIGKDPEGLKLAIVNHELNSSNVAHCTSSEGCNWTLLSCRFLEQLDKREVDIVLYDTEDAARDAVQNGDAWGVIMFPSNYTDSLEARIKYGKDADDWDIDYSNIEIVMDMSNQQIGYLLQKKIYNSFEAFAEETTMACNYSEKLSTIPIDFRQPIYGPTDPNFTDFAAPGVILTIIFFLSVALTSGSMLLERNEGLLERSLVSGLTGTEILFAQVITQFTIMAGQTIMVLIVSFAIFDITCEGNIGLIGLLTILTGLCGMCLGFVIACCSASERTATYLAMGAFLPIVMLCGIIWPVEGMHKLLKIISYTMPLTMSTESMRAMLARGWSMSRSTVYNGFIATLCWICVLMTISILLLKFKKG
- the LOC126869936 gene encoding DNA excision repair protein ERCC-1, which translates into the protein MEEKDKNNDEISPPKQARVDSFQSAFSELKKSEFFSEPLPGPSKVTSASKFNTLLVSLKQKGNPLLKFITNVPWEFSEIVPDYVMGKTTCALFLSIRYHQLNPDYIHERLKALGNMYNLRVLLVQVDVAEPNHALKHLTRICILADLTLMLAWNAEDAGKIIETYKIYENKPPDAIMERSDTAPYQKLMNALTTIRSVNKTDATTLLSTFGTLSDLVQAPSNILALCPGVGIQKAERIHKTLHEQFLRPPKSIK
- the LOC126869928 gene encoding STAM-binding protein — its product is MSKETSEIKSVSAKHPWKNVGISDPRARLKNLSDYASTVEMDRNIPPQRYYRSGVEMIRMADMCMKDNNLEYAYILYVKFITIFVEKIRNHPQFDTVSLKDKEHNQQTLRKVLPKAEELKKQLLEQYQTELNKYLEDVKEREKIEKERLKQEELEKLREEEERKNKLAALAAVKAAEAAMVASVTSPEDAKLKKMSSIPSRPLVSPSSDITAQTSKEKPTIDRSTKPSLLCDSFTLRDIVLPTKLMQNFLMLAFSNTMNNKETCGILAGKLERNKLVVTHLLIPEQTGSPDSCVTYNEEDIFDYQDQHNLITLGWIHTHPTQTAFLSSVDLHTHCAYQLMMAEAIAIVCAPKYDETGFFILTPEYGLEFIANCRETGFHPHPTDPPLYTKAKHCKLDVTAVIEVVDLRRK